In one window of Romeriopsis navalis LEGE 11480 DNA:
- a CDS encoding acyltransferase, with translation MANRIHATALIEDRVQLGEGTSVWDNAHIRHDTIIGDECIVGGKTYIAYGVEIGHRVKINANVYICNAVTIEDGVMISAGTIFTNDRFPRATTSDLTQLRGSEPDEHTLPTLVKRGATIGAGCTIGNDLAIGQFAMVGMGALVTKSVPDFHLVLGQPAQSVGAVCRCGQLLTRFPEGAENFNGAIDCPSCGLKYAIAAGQVEELTPPC, from the coding sequence ATGGCCAACCGAATTCATGCAACGGCGCTAATTGAAGATCGTGTCCAATTGGGAGAGGGGACTTCTGTTTGGGATAACGCCCATATTCGTCATGACACTATCATTGGTGATGAATGTATTGTTGGCGGTAAAACTTATATTGCCTATGGCGTCGAGATTGGTCATCGCGTCAAGATTAACGCCAATGTTTATATTTGTAATGCCGTAACGATTGAAGATGGCGTCATGATTAGCGCCGGTACGATTTTTACGAACGATCGATTTCCCCGTGCGACTACATCGGATTTGACACAATTGCGTGGTTCAGAACCCGATGAGCATACGCTGCCCACGTTGGTAAAACGTGGTGCAACGATCGGTGCGGGGTGCACGATCGGGAATGATTTGGCGATCGGCCAGTTTGCGATGGTTGGGATGGGGGCTTTGGTGACTAAGTCCGTACCCGATTTTCATTTGGTGCTCGGTCAACCAGCGCAGTCGGTGGGTGCAGTTTGTCGTTGTGGTCAGTTACTGACTCGGTTTCCTGAAGGGGCTGAAAATTTTAACGGGGCGATTGATTGCCCGAGCTGCGGTCTCAAATATGCCATTGCAGCGGGTCAGGTTGAAGAATTAACGCCGCCTTGTTGA
- a CDS encoding NAD(P)/FAD-dependent oxidoreductase has protein sequence MAERIAVVGGGVLGMTLAMRLAQQGREVTLYEAADHFGGLADAWQLDDVVWDRHYHVTLLSDMRIRKILQELDLDQAMQWVETKTGFFSDGKLFSVSNTIEFLKFPALKFFDKMRLGLTISYASKINNWRKLEKLTAVDWLQKLSGKRAFQKIWLPLLRSKLGDNYAKASASFIWAIIARMYAARRTGLKKEMFGYLPGGYARMLDRFTQKLTEQGVTLKAGHRIEQVLAQDDGAVELTFANGNVERFDQVVMTMAAGIAAKVCPQLEPWEVERLNNIEYQGIVCASLLLKQPLSPFYVTNITDTWVPFTGVIEMTALVDKAEFGGRNLVYLPKYVPIDDPMFEETDAAIESRFTSALVQMYPKFDPSDILTFKISRVRRVFAITTLNYSQQLPPRQTSVPGVHIINSALINNGTLNVNECVQLAETAAAELPHRSVKAMPIGV, from the coding sequence ATGGCAGAACGAATTGCGGTGGTCGGCGGCGGGGTTCTAGGGATGACCCTCGCGATGCGTCTGGCCCAGCAGGGGCGAGAGGTGACATTGTATGAGGCGGCCGATCATTTTGGTGGTTTGGCGGATGCCTGGCAATTAGATGACGTGGTTTGGGATCGCCACTACCATGTCACCCTGCTCTCCGATATGCGGATTCGCAAAATTTTGCAGGAACTTGATCTCGACCAAGCGATGCAATGGGTTGAAACTAAAACCGGTTTCTTCAGTGATGGCAAATTATTTTCGGTGTCCAATACGATCGAATTTCTGAAATTTCCGGCGTTGAAGTTCTTTGACAAGATGCGCTTGGGCCTGACGATTTCCTATGCTTCGAAGATCAACAACTGGCGCAAGTTAGAAAAACTGACAGCCGTTGATTGGTTACAGAAACTGTCGGGTAAGCGTGCCTTCCAGAAAATTTGGCTACCGCTGCTACGATCGAAGCTAGGCGACAATTATGCTAAGGCTTCAGCCTCGTTTATTTGGGCGATTATTGCCCGGATGTATGCGGCGCGGCGGACGGGCTTGAAGAAGGAAATGTTTGGCTATTTACCTGGTGGCTATGCTCGGATGCTCGATCGATTTACCCAAAAATTGACCGAACAAGGCGTGACGCTCAAAGCTGGACATCGTATTGAACAAGTACTGGCCCAAGATGATGGCGCGGTCGAATTAACCTTTGCGAATGGCAATGTTGAACGCTTTGATCAAGTGGTTATGACAATGGCGGCAGGGATTGCGGCCAAGGTTTGTCCGCAGCTCGAACCCTGGGAAGTAGAGCGATTAAATAATATTGAGTATCAGGGAATTGTCTGTGCATCGCTGCTGTTAAAGCAGCCGTTGTCGCCATTTTACGTCACGAATATTACGGATACTTGGGTGCCCTTTACTGGGGTAATCGAGATGACGGCCTTAGTTGATAAGGCTGAGTTTGGTGGGCGCAATTTAGTCTATTTGCCGAAATACGTGCCGATCGATGATCCGATGTTTGAAGAAACTGATGCAGCAATTGAATCGCGATTCACGTCAGCGTTGGTCCAGATGTATCCAAAATTTGATCCGAGCGATATCTTGACCTTCAAAATTTCGCGTGTGCGCCGTGTGTTTGCCATTACGACACTGAATTATTCACAGCAGTTGCCACCACGACAGACGTCGGTACCCGGTGTGCATATTATCAATTCCGCTTTGATCAATAACGGCACCTTGAATGTGAATGAATGTGTGCAGTTGGCGGAGACCGCCGCTGCGGAACTCCCCCATCGTTCAGTGAAGGCAATGCCGATCGGCGTTTAG
- a CDS encoding DegT/DnrJ/EryC1/StrS family aminotransferase yields MVATPSRPTISLPSDQQASGRTLGEEEILKVAEAIRSGTLTSTKGTMVKQLEKRFAEMLGVKYAYACASGSGAIHCAVAAIDPEPGDEIITTSITDMGGLTPILYQGAIPVFADVDPNTWNVTAETIEQCITERTKAIVVTHIFGNPCEMTAIMELANSRGIPVIEDCAQAYLATCKEQPVGTIGAVGCFSLQQGKHITTGEGGLVVTNDDALAHRLFLFINKGFDYGNLSQPDHYFIALNNRMCELQGAVALAQMDKLEGCVSNRQAAADKLTAKLQGIPGLLPPVHADDSTHVYWKYALRVDKNVIRDGAVGLAKRLKEEKGIFSAPRYIQKPAFQCIIFEEQRTFGNSRWPFTLATPEAVDYNPEKFPGTFSGLEWVLVLPWNENYTDEHIDYIAASVREVAGDLTI; encoded by the coding sequence ATGGTTGCAACACCTTCTCGTCCGACGATTAGCCTCCCTTCTGATCAGCAAGCGTCGGGACGCACACTGGGTGAGGAAGAAATTCTCAAGGTTGCCGAAGCCATTCGCAGTGGGACTTTAACCTCGACTAAAGGCACGATGGTGAAGCAGCTCGAAAAGCGCTTCGCGGAAATGCTAGGTGTGAAGTATGCCTATGCTTGTGCTTCCGGTTCCGGTGCAATTCACTGTGCGGTTGCGGCGATCGACCCGGAGCCCGGTGACGAAATCATTACGACTTCGATCACCGATATGGGTGGTTTGACCCCGATTCTGTATCAAGGTGCGATTCCCGTCTTTGCTGACGTCGACCCTAATACTTGGAACGTCACAGCAGAGACAATTGAGCAGTGCATCACGGAGCGCACAAAGGCCATTGTCGTTACCCACATCTTCGGTAATCCCTGTGAAATGACTGCGATCATGGAATTGGCGAATTCCCGTGGCATTCCCGTGATTGAAGACTGTGCCCAGGCCTATTTAGCGACTTGTAAAGAGCAGCCAGTGGGGACGATCGGTGCAGTGGGTTGCTTTAGCTTGCAGCAAGGTAAGCACATCACCACGGGTGAAGGTGGCTTGGTTGTAACCAACGATGACGCCTTGGCGCACCGTTTGTTCCTATTTATCAATAAGGGTTTTGACTACGGCAACTTATCCCAGCCGGACCACTACTTCATTGCCTTGAACAACCGCATGTGCGAATTGCAAGGTGCTGTTGCCCTCGCTCAAATGGATAAGCTCGAAGGTTGTGTGAGCAATCGTCAGGCTGCCGCTGATAAGCTGACTGCGAAGCTCCAAGGGATTCCGGGCTTGTTGCCTCCAGTGCATGCTGATGACAGCACGCATGTTTACTGGAAGTACGCATTGCGCGTTGATAAAAACGTGATTCGTGATGGGGCCGTTGGGTTGGCTAAGCGCCTGAAGGAAGAGAAAGGTATCTTCTCCGCACCACGTTATATCCAGAAGCCCGCTTTCCAGTGCATCATCTTTGAAGAACAGCGCACCTTTGGTAACTCCCGTTGGCCGTTCACTTTGGCGACACCGGAAGCAGTTGACTATAACCCTGAGAAGTTCCCTGGCACATTCTCCGGCTTGGAATGGGTGTTGGTCCTCCCGTGGAACGAGAACTATACCGATGAGCACATTGACTACATTGCCGCATCGGTGCGTGAAGTGGCGGGCGATTTGACCATTTAA
- a CDS encoding glycosyltransferase family 2 protein, translating into MQELTSKPLEEAGSRHRLTDFANTGGMPREVKRLISIVAPAYNESSILQNNLGLLCEYLVTLENQYDWELVVVNDGSRDDTGYLAERFAEGHDRIRVVHHRVNQGLGQALRTAFEAAHGDYIVVVDLDLSYSPDHIGRLLDRMEETNAAMVVASPYMPGGSIANVPWLRKALSIWANRFLSFAAKRSLATLTGMVRVYDAEFIHMLNLRSRGMDINPEIIHKALMLMSQIEEIPGHLHWREPIASTPAVARSKKAKKRSSSMKILHHTYDVLFSGFLFRPVVFFLIPSLFMFALSAYSNFWVLWHCVTQYQALPDASDPTIAVANAFAAAPHTFFIGGMTLMLGIQLFSLGILSAQNKSYFEELFYLGSANSRRQRR; encoded by the coding sequence ATGCAAGAATTAACATCTAAGCCTTTGGAGGAAGCTGGTTCGCGACATCGGTTAACCGATTTTGCCAATACCGGTGGGATGCCTCGGGAGGTGAAGCGATTGATCTCGATCGTTGCACCGGCTTACAACGAATCCTCTATTTTACAAAATAATCTAGGTCTTCTATGTGAGTATCTCGTCACGCTGGAGAACCAGTATGACTGGGAACTTGTCGTGGTTAACGATGGGAGTCGGGACGACACGGGTTACTTGGCCGAACGCTTTGCTGAAGGTCATGACCGGATTCGTGTGGTGCATCATCGGGTAAATCAAGGTCTTGGGCAAGCCTTGAGGACCGCTTTTGAAGCGGCTCATGGCGACTATATTGTCGTTGTGGACTTGGACTTAAGCTATTCTCCCGACCATATCGGTCGCTTGCTCGATCGGATGGAAGAAACGAATGCGGCGATGGTGGTTGCTTCACCCTATATGCCGGGTGGTTCAATTGCGAATGTGCCTTGGTTACGTAAAGCCCTTAGCATTTGGGCGAATCGTTTCCTCTCCTTTGCGGCGAAGCGAAGTTTAGCGACTTTGACCGGCATGGTGCGGGTTTATGATGCGGAGTTTATCCACATGCTAAACCTGCGATCGCGCGGCATGGATATTAATCCTGAGATTATCCATAAAGCCTTGATGCTGATGAGCCAAATCGAAGAGATTCCGGGTCATTTGCATTGGCGCGAGCCAATTGCCAGTACACCGGCGGTCGCACGTTCAAAGAAAGCGAAAAAGCGATCGAGTAGCATGAAAATTTTGCATCATACTTATGATGTGTTGTTTTCTGGCTTCTTGTTTCGTCCCGTTGTTTTCTTCTTGATTCCCAGCCTATTTATGTTCGCGCTATCCGCCTACTCCAATTTTTGGGTGTTATGGCATTGCGTTACACAATATCAAGCACTACCTGATGCTTCTGATCCGACGATTGCTGTAGCCAATGCGTTTGCTGCAGCGCCACATACCTTCTTTATTGGTGGGATGACTTTGATGTTGGGGATTCAGCTATTTAGTTTGGGGATTTTGTCAGCCCAAAATAAAAGCTATTTTGAGGAATTGTTTTACCTCGGTAGTGCGAATTCTCGGCGTCAGCGTCGCTAA
- a CDS encoding Gfo/Idh/MocA family protein: MTDKMKFGLIGAGGIAQAYAQAFEGTPTTQLVAVADVRPEAAKALAERLGAEHYPSYEAMVSSEQLDAVIICTPPTTHLEISTYCLENGINVLCEKPLSVDSNSAKAMISKAQEQGLILTMASKFRYVDDMIKAKSLMLSGVLGEVVLFENAFTARVDMTNRWNSNPAISGGGVLIDNGTHSIDIMRYFLGPLAQVQVVEGKRVQELAVEDTVQIFAKAETGVMGNVDLSWSINKDLDYYVRIYGSQGTISVGWKESKYKQTSSPDWVNFGSGYNKVQAFQNQIENFANAIRGIETLLITAEDALASVEVMEAAYQAMNQTQWTAVQSTLTTA; this comes from the coding sequence ATGACTGACAAGATGAAGTTTGGTCTGATTGGTGCGGGTGGGATTGCCCAGGCCTATGCTCAGGCATTTGAGGGTACCCCGACTACTCAGTTGGTGGCTGTGGCCGATGTGCGTCCGGAAGCGGCAAAGGCCTTGGCCGAACGTCTGGGGGCGGAGCACTATCCTAGCTATGAGGCGATGGTTTCTTCAGAGCAGCTGGATGCCGTGATCATTTGTACGCCGCCAACAACGCACTTAGAAATTTCGACTTACTGCTTGGAGAACGGGATTAACGTACTCTGTGAAAAGCCTTTGAGCGTTGACTCCAACAGTGCCAAGGCGATGATTTCAAAAGCCCAAGAGCAGGGTTTGATTCTAACCATGGCGTCGAAGTTCCGCTACGTTGATGACATGATTAAAGCGAAGAGCTTGATGCTGTCCGGTGTCTTGGGTGAGGTGGTGTTATTTGAGAATGCCTTCACCGCTCGGGTGGATATGACAAACCGTTGGAATTCGAACCCCGCGATTAGTGGTGGTGGTGTGTTGATTGATAACGGCACACATTCGATCGACATCATGCGCTACTTCTTGGGCCCCTTGGCACAAGTTCAGGTGGTTGAAGGTAAGCGAGTTCAGGAACTGGCGGTTGAAGATACGGTACAGATCTTCGCCAAAGCTGAGACCGGCGTTATGGGTAATGTTGATCTGTCTTGGAGTATCAATAAGGATCTCGACTATTACGTCCGGATCTACGGTTCCCAGGGCACGATTTCCGTGGGTTGGAAGGAGTCGAAGTATAAGCAGACTTCAAGTCCTGACTGGGTTAATTTTGGGAGTGGCTACAATAAAGTTCAGGCCTTCCAGAATCAAATCGAAAACTTCGCCAATGCGATTCGTGGTATTGAAACCCTCTTGATTACGGCGGAAGATGCTTTGGCCTCGGTCGAAGTGATGGAAGCGGCTTATCAGGCGATGAATCAGACACAGTGGACAGCGGTGCAATCAACCCTGACCACGGCTTAA
- a CDS encoding sugar transferase, translating to MAQTLIQHRLHPSTRSWLKRGLDLLGSLAGLMILAVIFVPLVIAIRLDSRGPIFYTQERYGLHGKIFRIRKFRSMVLNADEIKHLVDNEANGLIFKNRNDPRITRVGRFLRKTSLDEFPQFWNVFVGDMSLVGTRPPTHDEVARYEPHHWNRLDVKPGITGEWQVHGRSAVLDFEQVVQLDLRYQQRWSVVYDLLLIVRTLKVVLNGQGAY from the coding sequence ATGGCTCAAACTCTGATTCAACATCGACTTCACCCATCCACGCGATCGTGGTTGAAGCGGGGCCTGGATCTGCTTGGTAGCTTAGCAGGCTTAATGATTTTGGCCGTCATATTTGTGCCTTTGGTCATTGCCATCCGCCTGGATAGCCGCGGACCAATTTTTTATACTCAGGAACGCTATGGTTTGCATGGCAAAATCTTTCGAATTCGCAAGTTCCGCTCCATGGTGCTGAATGCGGATGAGATTAAACATCTTGTCGATAATGAAGCGAACGGTTTGATTTTCAAAAACCGTAACGATCCCCGGATCACTCGGGTTGGACGTTTCCTGCGCAAAACTAGCTTGGACGAATTCCCTCAGTTTTGGAATGTTTTTGTGGGCGATATGAGTTTAGTCGGCACACGTCCTCCGACCCATGACGAAGTGGCGCGTTATGAGCCGCACCATTGGAACCGCCTCGATGTGAAACCGGGAATTACTGGAGAATGGCAAGTTCATGGTCGTTCAGCGGTGTTGGATTTTGAACAGGTTGTTCAGCTAGATCTGCGCTATCAACAGCGGTGGAGTGTGGTCTACGATTTGCTCTTGATTGTGCGAACGTTGAAAGTGGTTTTGAACGGTCAAGGAGCATATTAG
- a CDS encoding polysaccharide deacetylase family protein: MHLRLMSKQPVASLSLDLDNQWSYMKTHGDEGWESYPTYLPLLVPRVIEALRDANLRITFFIVGQDAALEKNHAALRMITDAGHEVGNHSFRHEPWLHLYSEAELDREIEDAEVAIETATGKRPNCFRGPGFSLSRTVLKVLTKRGYVCDASTFPTFLGPLARMYYFMTSKLDKAELEQRDQLFGKMQDGLRPLKPYRIQTEVGSLIEIPVTTMPVLKIPIHVSYLLYLSVFAPWLAKLYFRFALAMCKLTGVQLSLLLHPLDFMGCDDNIPEMAFFPAMNLTVSRKLKFLRYVFRTLNQQFTIVPMQEHAKAIAEQAKAVPMKHPKAIALP; encoded by the coding sequence ATGCACCTGCGTCTTATGTCGAAGCAACCGGTTGCGAGCCTTTCGCTCGATTTGGATAATCAATGGTCCTATATGAAGACCCATGGTGATGAGGGGTGGGAAAGCTATCCGACTTACTTACCGCTGCTCGTGCCGCGGGTAATTGAGGCATTACGCGATGCGAACTTAAGAATTACGTTCTTCATTGTTGGTCAAGACGCAGCGCTCGAAAAAAATCATGCGGCATTACGTATGATTACGGACGCCGGACATGAAGTGGGGAATCATTCCTTTCGCCATGAGCCGTGGTTGCACCTCTATAGTGAGGCCGAACTAGACCGTGAGATTGAGGATGCCGAAGTGGCGATCGAAACGGCGACGGGCAAACGCCCGAATTGTTTTCGCGGGCCGGGCTTTAGCCTGTCGCGGACCGTACTTAAAGTCCTGACGAAACGTGGGTATGTCTGTGATGCATCGACCTTTCCCACTTTTCTGGGGCCCTTGGCGCGGATGTATTACTTTATGACCAGCAAATTGGACAAAGCTGAGCTGGAGCAGCGCGATCAGCTATTTGGCAAAATGCAAGATGGTCTGCGTCCCCTCAAGCCGTACCGGATTCAAACTGAAGTGGGTTCTTTGATTGAGATTCCGGTCACCACAATGCCGGTGTTGAAGATCCCGATTCATGTCAGCTATTTGCTATATTTGAGCGTTTTTGCGCCCTGGCTGGCCAAGCTCTACTTCCGGTTTGCGCTCGCCATGTGTAAGCTCACAGGGGTACAGTTATCGTTGTTACTTCATCCCCTCGATTTCATGGGTTGTGATGACAATATCCCAGAGATGGCGTTTTTCCCCGCAATGAATTTGACGGTGTCACGCAAACTGAAGTTTCTCCGTTATGTGTTTCGTACGCTCAATCAGCAATTTACGATTGTGCCGATGCAGGAGCATGCCAAAGCGATTGCCGAACAAGCGAAGGCTGTCCCGATGAAGCATCCCAAGGCGATTGCCTTGCCGTAA